Proteins from a genomic interval of Coregonus clupeaformis isolate EN_2021a chromosome 4, ASM2061545v1, whole genome shotgun sequence:
- the LOC121548239 gene encoding striated muscle preferentially expressed protein kinase-like has protein sequence MPSRSGSAPNTPLTPRNTFFVPTDYQDTVPGEFEEKLKQTQNSRPQTSVSVSEYSRKEYQPRPSPKLTRASSKIFEKVRGFEERRRSCDHEGSISGRSWAGFNRAVSVDSDDGGSRLGISRESSREDLREALKVDAAERRSNFRQKAASLEDCRPRTTQKVQDIDNKFTEELQRIKKLVGKPHMKKSFSTEQLSLRARGRQPLRKIEPLPPQILQKLQERERVHQEKEQKETEQPKEVAPPKSPRLHLQEQARQGQPSPQTHETEGPSMSNITVSRLGDVAATPESMQQADLLGQRPTRQVNRASPVREIRQSSPSPAKMQLQRAYDPSANRQQQEESPSRTVVNMTLCKVVQRVSRMQESQDIQESPAQKSPKEELSGRKIPVEVALRKVEHRPESQLVQRKPSVVQEHPIQPLQKPPRLVTSSTNIPVSPSEEKMEVELIKPDPKLIIPTIIVEEEPMEEEVPPETNKSKELTNVKEGQTQKTRVKGRCTRPMSPELDSSDDSYVSAEEDPLEAPMFEFPLKDTVATAGTEVLLRVIIAGTPLPEVTWRRDNIEITNSPNYGVKVEGERYSLLIKCAKPSDAGTYCVTAANEAGKAFSSATLSIKPEPMQEPQGNLGFPRDISSPITSDEEYLSPLEESMDFGGPETRKIVDTRFKEPPAFQVTMNDQVVIEGQEVTMSVRLNGQPKPMLYW, from the exons ATGCCAAGCCGCTCTGGGTCAGCCCCAAACACACCACTCACACCCCGCAATACATTTTTTGTGCCAACCGACTACCAAGACACAGTCCCTGGTGAATTTGAGGAAAAGTTAAAACAAACTCAGAACTCCCGTCCTCAGACATCTGTCAGTGTCAGCGAGTACTCCCGCAAGGAATACCAGCCTAGGCCGTCCCCCAAACTGACCAGAGCAAGCTCCAAGATCTTTGAGAAGGTGCGCGGTTTCGAAGAGCGAAGGCGAAGCTGTGACCATGAAGGCTCCATCTCGGGACGGTCCTGGGCCGGGTTCAACCGCGCTGTGTCCGTTGACTCAGACGACGGAGGGAGCCGGTTGGGCATCTCCAGAGAGAGTTCGAGGGAAGACCTACGAGAGGCTCTGAAGGTGGACGCTGCCGAACGGAGGTCCAATTTCAGACAGAAGGCTGCGTCCTTGGAGGACTGCAGGCCCCGTACCACCCAGAAGGTCCAGGACATCGATAACAAGTTCACTGAAGAGCTTCAACGAATCAAGAAGCTTGTGGGTAAACCTCACATGAAGAAGTCATTCTCCACCGAGCAGCTCTCGCTCAGGGCAAGAGGTAGGCAGCCCTTGAGGAAGATTGAGCCCCTCCCACCGCAAATTCTCCAGAAGCTCCAGGAAAGGGAGCGTGTCCATCAGGAGAAGGAGCAGAAAGAGACAGAACAGCCTAAAGAGGTAGCACCACCAAAATCACCACGACTGCACCTACAAGAACAAGCACGACAGGGGCAGCCTTCGCCCCAAACCCACGAGACTGAGGGCCCCTCCATGAGTAACATAACAGTCAGTAGATTGGGAGATGTAGCAGCCACTCCAGAATCTATGCAACAGGCTGACTTACTGGGACAGAGGCCAACAAGACAGGTAAATCGAGCAAGTCCAGTCAGGGAGATCCGTCAGAGTTCTCCATCACCAGCAAAGATGCAGCTGCAGAGGGCTTACGATCCATCGGCAAATCGCCAACAACAGGAAGAGTCACCAAGCAGAACTGTTGTCAACATGACGTTATGCAAAGTTGTTCAGAGGGTATCTCGTATGCAAGAATCTCAGGACATCCAAGAATCTCCTGCCCAAAAGTCCCCAAAGGAAGAATTGTCAGGAAGGAAAATACCTGTAGAGGTAGCCTTAAGAAAAGTAGAGCATAGACCAGAAAGTCAATTGGTACAGAGAAAGCCTTCCGTTGTACAAGAGCATCCAATACAACCTCTGCAAAAACCTCCACGGCTGGTTACCTCTTCTACAAACATTCCAGTCTCCCCATCTGAGGAGAAAATGGAAGTGGAGTTAATCAAGCCAGACCCCAAGCTAATCATACCTACCATCATTGTCGAAGAAGAGCCCATGGAAGAGGAAGTTCCTCCAGAGACTAACAAGTCTAAGGAACTGACCAATGTGAAAGAAGGCCAAACACAGAAGACCAGGGTGAAGGGTCGCTGCACTAGGCCCATGTCTCCAGAGTTAG ATTCTTCAGACGACTCTTACGTGTCTGCTGAAGAGGACCCCTTGGAGGCCCCTATGTTTGAGTTTCCTCTTAAGGACACTGTGGCAACTGCTGGTACTGAGGTCCTGCTGAGAGTCATCATTGCCGGCACCCCTCTCCCAGAAG TTACCTGGAGACGAGACAATATTGAGATCACTAACAGCCCAAACTATGGGGTCAAAGTGGAGGGAGAGCGGTATTCACTTCTCATCAAATGTGCAAAACCAAGTGATGCTGGAACGTACTGTGTGACAGCTGCCAATGAGGCTGGGAAAGCATTTAGCAGTGCCACCCTTTCCATCAAACCAG AGCCCATGCAGGAGCCGCAGGGGAACCTGGGTTTTCCTAGGGACATCAGCAGCCCTATCACATCTGATGAAGAGTACCTCAGCCCACTGGAGGAAAGCATGGACTTTGGAGGGCCTGAGACAAGGAAGATTGTCGACACTCGATTCAAGGAGCCCCCTGCCTTCCAG GTAACTATGAATGATCAAGTTGTCATTGAGGGGCAAGAGGTCACCATGTCTGTCCGACTAAATGGGCAGCCCAAACCTATGCTTTATTGGTAG